A single genomic interval of Corallococcus macrosporus harbors:
- a CDS encoding LVIVD repeat-containing protein: protein MTHPSRWLLLTASLFLGGCSSSSGNDAGTPPPPVDSGTPDAGPPDSGVPDAGEVWDGGAETLVDPGDVVEQAPYADCTFMPETGTTPASCSDLALFDRSMCPSGALDDLGASGTYEVRYLPSTNPYQLGFTLRLPSDGGVGTSDGNPLLFQDVGDGEFFFGTRFLRRLPTPVYRHLTFAGCTRPETDRVNGCYVQCTSEGRVINKGSFTALRHGWRRGEGEASGLKLVSESAVPLTFPVDIYVTKGHAYVVAIGDSTGSGGLAVYDVKDPAHPVLKKRIQLEGDTYWNGAWAKDDALYIASANSGVIVYDITNPADPQYVRALPGGALNVHTVHVRGDRLYGMAPSSSSQTLMFDVSSALSPQLLERISIPDESFGGVHDAFAYGDNLYVNHTTEGYIAFDVSDPARVRELGRYAYGDAFSHANAVGTFAGRTIAFEGGEQVNAHLRVLDVTDPANMRLIGQYALRPEYSIHNMVLVGTKLYIAYYQEGVRVLDVSVPPRPREVAYFNTYRDTPPTRTGSEFFSNAIGIRVPGDGFIYVVDTHRGLLILKEE from the coding sequence ATGACCCATCCCTCCCGTTGGCTGTTGCTCACCGCCTCCCTGTTTCTGGGTGGCTGTTCTTCCTCCTCAGGCAATGACGCCGGGACGCCGCCGCCTCCGGTGGACAGCGGCACTCCCGACGCGGGGCCTCCCGACTCGGGTGTTCCCGACGCGGGGGAAGTCTGGGACGGCGGCGCGGAGACGCTGGTGGATCCGGGGGACGTGGTGGAGCAAGCGCCGTACGCGGACTGCACCTTCATGCCAGAGACAGGCACGACCCCCGCTTCGTGCTCGGACCTGGCCCTGTTCGACCGGTCCATGTGCCCATCCGGGGCGCTCGACGACCTGGGGGCTTCGGGCACGTACGAGGTGCGCTATCTGCCCTCCACCAATCCCTATCAACTCGGCTTCACGCTGCGGCTGCCTTCGGATGGGGGCGTGGGCACGAGCGATGGCAACCCGCTGCTCTTCCAGGACGTGGGGGACGGGGAGTTCTTTTTCGGGACCCGGTTCCTGCGGAGGTTGCCCACCCCCGTCTATCGGCACCTCACCTTCGCCGGCTGCACGCGACCGGAGACGGACCGCGTCAACGGTTGCTACGTGCAGTGCACCTCCGAGGGGCGGGTGATCAACAAGGGCAGCTTCACGGCGCTGCGCCATGGATGGAGGCGGGGCGAGGGGGAGGCCTCGGGCCTGAAGCTCGTCTCCGAGTCCGCCGTCCCACTGACCTTCCCGGTGGACATCTACGTCACGAAGGGACACGCGTACGTGGTCGCCATTGGCGACAGCACCGGGAGCGGAGGCCTGGCCGTCTACGATGTGAAGGACCCCGCCCACCCGGTGCTCAAGAAGCGGATCCAACTGGAGGGGGACACCTACTGGAATGGCGCCTGGGCGAAGGACGACGCGCTCTACATCGCCAGCGCCAACTCCGGGGTCATCGTCTACGACATCACGAACCCGGCGGATCCGCAGTACGTGCGCGCTTTGCCCGGCGGCGCCCTCAACGTGCACACCGTGCACGTGCGCGGAGACCGGCTCTACGGCATGGCGCCCTCGTCCTCCAGCCAGACGCTCATGTTCGACGTGAGCTCGGCGCTTTCGCCGCAACTGCTGGAGCGCATCTCGATTCCGGACGAGAGCTTCGGGGGCGTGCACGACGCCTTCGCGTATGGCGACAACCTCTACGTCAACCACACCACCGAGGGATACATCGCCTTCGACGTGAGCGACCCGGCGCGCGTCCGGGAGCTGGGGCGCTACGCCTACGGCGACGCGTTCAGCCACGCGAACGCAGTGGGCACCTTCGCGGGACGCACCATCGCGTTCGAGGGCGGCGAGCAGGTGAACGCGCACCTGCGCGTGCTGGACGTCACCGACCCCGCGAACATGCGGCTGATTGGGCAATACGCGCTGCGCCCCGAGTACTCCATCCACAACATGGTGCTGGTGGGCACGAAGCTCTACATCGCGTACTACCAGGAGGGAGTGCGCGTGCTGGACGTGTCCGTGCCGCCCCGGCCGCGCGAGGTGGCGTACTTCAACACGTACCGGGACACCCCTCCGACCCGGACGGGCTCCGAGTTCTTCTCGAACGCCATTGGCATCCGCGTGCCCGGGGACGGGTTCATCTACGTGGTGGACACGCACCGGGGCCTGCTCATCCTCAAGGAGGAGTGA
- a CDS encoding glutathione S-transferase family protein, translating to MYTLYYSPGAASMLVHWVLIELGQPHTLERVDTGAGQQKRPEYLALNPNGVVPTLLIDGKPHFEAAALVMSLADRHPEVGLAPAPGSTARMDYHQWMFHLANMVQPLFRQWWYPHEPAGEAHAEAVRATVAGRIDRAWQVLDAHLAANGPFLLGKTLSVADFYLVMLMRWSRNMPKPATAWPHLAEVATQLKARPSFATLYQREGLTEWA from the coding sequence ATGTACACGCTCTACTATTCGCCGGGTGCCGCCAGCATGCTGGTGCACTGGGTCCTGATCGAACTTGGCCAGCCGCACACCCTGGAACGCGTCGACACCGGCGCCGGCCAGCAGAAGCGCCCCGAGTACCTGGCGCTCAACCCGAATGGCGTCGTGCCGACGCTGCTGATTGACGGCAAGCCGCACTTCGAGGCCGCGGCCCTGGTGATGTCCCTCGCGGATCGCCATCCGGAGGTGGGCCTGGCTCCCGCGCCGGGAAGCACGGCGCGCATGGACTACCACCAGTGGATGTTCCACCTGGCGAACATGGTGCAGCCGCTGTTCCGTCAGTGGTGGTACCCCCACGAGCCCGCGGGAGAGGCCCATGCCGAGGCCGTGCGCGCCACCGTCGCGGGCCGCATCGACCGCGCGTGGCAGGTGCTGGATGCGCACCTCGCCGCGAATGGCCCGTTCCTGCTGGGGAAGACGCTCAGCGTCGCGGACTTCTACCTCGTCATGCTGATGCGCTGGTCCCGCAACATGCCGAAGCCCGCCACGGCATGGCCGCACCTGGCCGAGGTCGCCACCCAATTGAAGGCCCGGCCCTCGTTCGCGACCCTGTACCAGCGCGAGGGCCTGACGGAGTGGGCCTGA
- the dnaG gene encoding DNA primase, with translation MASRRISPQTLEELRHRVDLPGLVSRHVALTPSGKEFRGRCPFHEERTPSFFVVPEKGFFFCHGCRARGDAVDFLRRMLGLSFGDAVRQLAREVGLPVSEAEDAAADSSQRLRDVTRLAQEHFQALLWSPEGALARAYLEARGVTEETARAFGLGWAPDAWDRLTERIARAGLREAGLETGLVRPRKKGAGCYDFFRGRLMLPLRSPDGRPVGFGGRLMPGGAGGAKYLNSKDSPLYHKADTLFGMDLARAEIRKLHRAVLVEGYFDCVLLHQVGVRHAVALCSTHLTPGHLQVLARAEARELVLLLDGDSAGLAAVERLSGPLLAAGVATHVALLPHGEDPDTFALREGGAGVSRLLEDARPLTRHLFTTVLPEGREASFEAKMLALGRLRDVMAKIPPGLMRTAFLDALSAHVGLPSAELEGVLTGTPAAPVAQAPSPPPTSVTQAERGVDALEARAVACVLRNPSVREHDVFGALDHLQEAGLRMALGTATTGGLAATGAVARALAGATRTLPKEEDALVTDFRVTCCELSLRRLNAELANLNGLTRELRPSGANLARLSQRSELLALRHRVLQVLQDLR, from the coding sequence ATGGCATCGCGGCGCATCTCTCCCCAGACCCTCGAGGAACTGCGCCACCGGGTGGACCTGCCCGGCCTCGTCTCACGTCACGTGGCGCTCACTCCGAGCGGGAAGGAGTTTCGCGGCCGGTGCCCCTTCCACGAGGAGCGCACCCCGTCCTTCTTCGTCGTCCCGGAGAAGGGCTTCTTCTTCTGTCACGGGTGCCGCGCGCGCGGAGACGCGGTGGACTTCCTCCGGCGCATGCTCGGGCTCTCCTTCGGGGACGCCGTGCGCCAGCTGGCACGGGAGGTGGGACTCCCGGTGTCCGAAGCCGAGGACGCGGCGGCGGACTCCAGCCAGCGCCTGCGCGACGTGACGAGGTTGGCCCAGGAACACTTCCAGGCCCTGCTCTGGAGCCCGGAAGGCGCATTGGCGAGGGCCTATCTGGAGGCGCGGGGCGTCACGGAGGAGACGGCGCGCGCGTTCGGGTTGGGCTGGGCTCCAGACGCCTGGGACCGGCTCACGGAGCGCATCGCACGCGCGGGGCTGCGCGAGGCGGGACTCGAGACGGGACTCGTGCGGCCGCGCAAGAAGGGCGCGGGCTGCTACGACTTCTTCCGGGGCCGGCTGATGTTGCCGCTGCGCTCGCCGGACGGACGTCCCGTGGGCTTCGGGGGGCGGCTCATGCCCGGTGGCGCCGGGGGAGCGAAGTACCTCAACTCGAAGGACAGCCCGCTCTACCACAAGGCGGACACGCTGTTCGGGATGGACCTCGCGCGGGCGGAGATCCGTAAGCTGCATCGCGCGGTGCTGGTGGAGGGCTACTTCGACTGCGTGCTCCTGCATCAGGTGGGAGTGCGCCATGCCGTGGCGCTCTGTTCCACGCACCTGACGCCGGGCCACCTCCAGGTGCTCGCGAGAGCGGAGGCCCGTGAGCTGGTGCTGCTGCTGGACGGGGACTCGGCGGGGCTCGCCGCGGTGGAGCGGCTGTCCGGGCCGCTGCTCGCCGCCGGAGTGGCCACCCATGTGGCCCTGCTGCCCCACGGAGAGGACCCGGACACGTTCGCGCTGCGGGAGGGCGGAGCCGGCGTGTCGCGTCTGCTGGAGGACGCCCGTCCGCTCACGCGCCACCTCTTCACCACCGTGCTGCCCGAGGGGCGAGAAGCCAGCTTCGAGGCGAAGATGCTCGCGCTGGGACGGCTGCGTGATGTCATGGCGAAGATCCCCCCGGGCCTCATGCGCACGGCCTTCCTCGACGCGCTGTCCGCGCACGTGGGCCTGCCCTCCGCGGAGCTGGAGGGCGTGCTGACCGGGACACCCGCCGCGCCGGTGGCGCAGGCCCCTTCCCCGCCGCCAACGAGTGTCACGCAAGCCGAGCGCGGCGTGGATGCGCTGGAGGCCCGCGCGGTGGCCTGTGTGCTGCGCAATCCCAGCGTGCGGGAACACGACGTCTTCGGGGCGTTGGATCATCTCCAGGAGGCAGGACTGCGAATGGCGCTGGGCACCGCGACCACCGGAGGGCTCGCGGCCACGGGAGCGGTGGCGCGAGCCCTCGCGGGCGCGACGAGGACCCTGCCCAAGGAGGAGGACGCCCTGGTGACGGACTTCCGCGTCACCTGCTGCGAGCTGTCTCTGCGAAGGCTGAACGCGGAGCTGGCGAACCTGAATGGACTCACTCGCGAGCTCCGCCCCAGTGGCGCGAACCTCGCGCGACTCTCCCAGCGCTCGGAGCTGCTGGCCTTGAGGCACCGGGTGCTCCAGGTGCTCCAGGACCTTCGCTGA
- a CDS encoding CHAT domain-containing tetratricopeptide repeat protein: protein MRRGLVGMLVVLVCWAEGAAAGEALPDARLHQARVASDEADTLWDAGRYADAITRGEQGLALWESVRGSPPSEVARGLDRLGHWLLLRGDLARAEPLLLRALALREATPGTPPTDVARTLILLARVYAAQELFARAEPLLLRALALREAALGKHHPDVAEPLHRLANLYLAQDHYTRAEPLYLRALALQEAIPGRAPLDVAETLGDLAGLYHQQMLYRRAEPLYLRALALREATLGEHHPLVAEPLYWLAVVHRQQGRHARAAPLFARARRLWETALEQDPVDVVDVLNRLAALYASQGLYEQAQPLLERALALREATLGERHPLVAESLFQLGRNDQIRGLLGQAEPLHQRALALREATLGAAHDRVADSLTHLGALSMEQGAYARAQPLFERALAIWETALGKDHAYLTHALIPLANLHVAQGDYSGAEPLFQRGLAILERTCGAHHPSVALALSNLAGLHAAQGRYRSATRLQERALSIQEAALGREDVSVAFPLEELARLDAIQGRYARAAARYARARGLLEATFGKDSPRVVSLLNGLAEVRQAQHRLEEALPLFTHAFALSEQRLRQESLGFSESHRIHFLQVLRTDEERLYALLRAHPGDARVRRLALSAALLRKGRSIEETASISRTVYQGLAEEDRATFARLGALRAQLAHLSLQGPGTLSPRDYPRRLAALSEQGDALEADLARRSAPLRAMTALPSPDEVVDRVARALPGDGALVEFIAYDDRPRVAGLVSPGSPRLHYLALVLHPDATTRAVDLGPAGPIDAEALRFRDALARRDADIEAPAQALHQRIFQPLLPLLGEKRRLFLSPEGPLALVPFAALHDGERFLVDAFDFTSLSSGKDLLPRPQERTPPGSVVVLANPDFGAPSAAPSAPLPGTREEAEAIQRLLPQAQLFLGPEATRERLLHLPTPGILHLATHGFFLGDTAGAVASRAVIHFGALGEAPPLPTEPLLRSGLVFAGTRDPERVRPDGALVTALELAGLDLWGTQLVVLSACDTGRGDVQLGQGVYGLGRAFLVAGAETVVTSLWKVEDGTTSRLMGLYYRHLLEGRGRGEALREAMRALREQRPHPYYWAPFIVVGRDAPLQGLTGDDVARIPERTAGVAPFDPAL from the coding sequence ATGCGGCGTGGTCTCGTGGGAATGCTGGTGGTGCTGGTGTGCTGGGCGGAAGGCGCCGCGGCCGGCGAAGCGCTACCCGATGCGCGGCTTCACCAGGCGCGGGTGGCCTCGGACGAGGCGGACACCCTCTGGGACGCGGGCCGCTACGCGGACGCCATCACCCGGGGGGAGCAGGGGCTGGCGCTGTGGGAGTCCGTGCGCGGAAGTCCTCCTTCCGAGGTCGCCAGGGGCCTGGACCGCCTGGGGCACTGGCTCCTGCTCCGGGGGGACCTGGCCCGGGCCGAGCCGCTCCTGCTGCGCGCGCTGGCCCTCCGCGAAGCCACGCCAGGCACGCCCCCCACGGACGTCGCGCGGACGCTCATCCTCCTGGCCAGGGTCTACGCGGCCCAGGAGCTGTTCGCGCGGGCCGAGCCGCTCCTGCTGCGCGCCCTGGCCCTCCGCGAAGCCGCCCTGGGCAAGCACCACCCGGACGTCGCCGAGCCGCTCCACCGGCTCGCCAACCTCTACCTGGCCCAGGACCACTACACCCGCGCCGAGCCACTCTACCTGCGCGCCCTGGCCCTCCAGGAAGCCATCCCGGGCAGGGCCCCGCTGGACGTGGCGGAGACCCTGGGCGACCTCGCCGGCCTCTACCACCAGCAGATGCTCTACCGCCGGGCCGAGCCGCTCTACCTGCGCGCGTTGGCCCTCCGCGAAGCCACCCTCGGCGAGCACCATCCCCTGGTGGCCGAGCCGCTCTACTGGCTGGCCGTCGTCCACCGGCAGCAGGGACGGCATGCGCGCGCCGCGCCGCTGTTCGCGCGTGCCCGGCGCCTCTGGGAGACGGCCCTCGAACAGGACCCGGTGGATGTCGTCGACGTGCTCAACCGGCTCGCGGCGCTGTATGCGAGCCAGGGGCTGTACGAGCAGGCCCAACCCCTCCTTGAGCGCGCCCTGGCCCTCCGGGAAGCCACCCTCGGAGAGCGCCACCCGCTGGTCGCCGAGTCGCTCTTCCAGCTCGGCCGCAACGACCAGATCCGGGGACTGCTCGGGCAGGCCGAGCCGCTCCACCAGCGCGCGCTGGCCCTCCGGGAAGCCACCCTCGGCGCGGCGCATGACCGCGTCGCGGACTCGCTCACCCACCTGGGCGCCCTCTCCATGGAACAGGGGGCGTATGCGCGGGCCCAGCCCCTCTTCGAGCGCGCCCTGGCCATCTGGGAGACGGCCCTGGGCAAGGACCACGCCTATCTCACCCACGCGCTCATCCCCCTGGCCAACCTGCACGTGGCGCAGGGGGACTACTCCGGCGCGGAGCCGCTCTTCCAGAGGGGGCTGGCCATCCTGGAGAGGACCTGCGGCGCGCACCATCCCAGCGTCGCCCTGGCGCTCAGCAACCTGGCCGGGCTCCATGCCGCCCAGGGGCGGTACCGCAGTGCCACGCGGCTCCAGGAGCGGGCCCTGTCCATCCAGGAGGCCGCCCTGGGCCGGGAGGACGTGTCCGTGGCCTTTCCGCTCGAGGAGCTTGCCCGCCTTGACGCGATTCAGGGGCGGTACGCGCGGGCGGCGGCGCGTTACGCGCGCGCACGGGGCCTCCTGGAGGCGACGTTCGGCAAGGACTCTCCGCGCGTCGTCAGCCTCCTCAATGGACTCGCCGAGGTCCGGCAGGCCCAGCATCGGCTCGAGGAGGCCTTGCCGCTCTTCACCCACGCCTTCGCGCTGTCCGAGCAGCGTCTGCGTCAGGAGTCCCTGGGCTTCTCCGAGTCGCACCGGATCCACTTCCTCCAGGTGCTGCGCACGGACGAGGAGCGGCTCTACGCGCTGCTGCGCGCCCATCCCGGGGACGCCCGCGTCAGGCGCCTGGCGCTCAGCGCCGCCCTGCTGCGCAAGGGCCGCTCCATCGAGGAGACCGCCAGCATCTCCCGGACCGTCTACCAGGGCCTGGCGGAGGAGGACCGCGCCACCTTCGCGCGGCTGGGGGCCCTGCGCGCCCAGTTGGCCCACCTGTCCCTCCAGGGGCCCGGCACGCTGTCGCCCCGGGACTATCCGCGGCGGCTCGCGGCGCTCTCCGAGCAGGGCGATGCCCTGGAGGCCGACCTGGCCCGCCGCTCCGCGCCCCTGCGCGCGATGACCGCGCTTCCGTCGCCCGACGAAGTGGTCGACCGTGTCGCCAGGGCCCTGCCCGGTGACGGCGCGCTCGTCGAGTTCATCGCCTACGACGACCGGCCCCGGGTGGCGGGGCTCGTGTCCCCGGGTTCCCCGCGCCTGCACTACCTGGCGCTCGTGCTCCATCCCGACGCGACGACCCGGGCCGTGGACCTGGGGCCTGCCGGGCCCATCGACGCGGAGGCGTTGCGCTTCCGCGACGCCCTGGCCCGCCGCGACGCCGACATCGAAGCCCCGGCACAGGCGCTCCACCAGCGCATCTTCCAGCCCCTGCTGCCGCTGCTGGGGGAGAAGCGCCGACTCTTCCTCTCACCGGAGGGCCCGCTGGCGCTGGTGCCCTTCGCGGCCCTTCACGACGGCGAGCGCTTCCTCGTGGACGCCTTCGACTTCACCTCTCTCTCCTCGGGCAAGGACCTGCTGCCACGTCCCCAGGAGCGCACCCCTCCGGGCTCCGTGGTCGTCCTGGCCAACCCGGACTTCGGCGCTCCCTCCGCGGCGCCCTCCGCGCCCTTGCCAGGGACACGCGAGGAGGCGGAGGCCATCCAGCGCCTCCTGCCCCAGGCCCAGCTCTTCCTGGGGCCCGAGGCCACCCGGGAGCGGCTGTTGCACCTGCCCACGCCCGGCATCCTCCATCTGGCCACGCACGGCTTCTTCCTGGGGGACACAGCCGGCGCGGTCGCCTCGCGTGCGGTCATCCACTTCGGCGCGCTGGGTGAGGCGCCGCCGCTCCCCACGGAGCCCCTGCTGCGCTCCGGCCTCGTCTTCGCCGGAACGCGAGACCCGGAGCGCGTCAGGCCCGACGGCGCGCTGGTGACGGCGCTGGAGCTGGCGGGGTTGGACCTGTGGGGCACACAGTTGGTCGTCCTGTCCGCCTGCGACACGGGCCGGGGAGATGTGCAGCTGGGGCAGGGCGTGTACGGGCTGGGCCGGGCCTTCCTGGTGGCGGGCGCGGAGACGGTGGTGACGAGCTTGTGGAAGGTGGAGGACGGGACGACGAGCAGGCTGATGGGGCTCTACTATCGCCACCTGCTGGAGGGACGGGGACGGGGCGAGGCGCTGCGTGAGGCCATGCGCGCACTCCGTGAGCAACGGCCCCATCCCTACTACTGGGCCCCCTTCATCGTCGTGGGCCGGGATGCGCCCCTCCAGGGACTCACCGGTGACGACGTGGCGCGAATACCGGAACGGACGGCCGGAGTGGCGCCGTTCGACCCGGCCCTGTGA